In the genome of Coraliomargarita algicola, one region contains:
- a CDS encoding sirohydrochlorin cobaltochelatase, whose product MSLSRCILKLNILLAILSSLWAVSMEARSPATTPPPQRGILLVTFGSSYPEAQVAFERIDAMARKRWPDTPIYWAYTSDFIRKKLLKRGERHDAPIAAMAQMHDAGIREIAVQSLHVIAGVEYEEIVSAVDAFQSTNLAFERVTIGRPLLASAEDVYDVADLILAEAAESRAEDEALVLMGHGSGEHPADLTYLAAASVFQKRDATAFLATVEGHPTFEDLLAQLQQAGVQRAALMPFMSVAGDHARNDLAGEEPDSWKSQLEAAGIECSVILRGMGEMPALVDQWLAHLQIALDELAELDEDAL is encoded by the coding sequence ATGAGCTTATCTAGGTGCATCTTAAAATTAAATATTCTACTAGCAATTCTATCTAGTTTATGGGCTGTATCCATGGAGGCTCGTTCGCCCGCCACGACGCCTCCGCCCCAGCGAGGGATTTTGTTGGTGACTTTTGGTAGTTCTTATCCGGAGGCGCAGGTGGCTTTTGAGCGGATCGATGCGATGGCGCGCAAGCGTTGGCCGGATACGCCGATCTATTGGGCCTATACTTCGGACTTTATTCGTAAGAAGTTGTTGAAGCGGGGTGAGCGGCATGACGCGCCGATCGCGGCGATGGCTCAGATGCATGATGCGGGCATTCGCGAGATTGCGGTGCAGTCTTTGCACGTGATTGCGGGTGTGGAATACGAGGAAATTGTGAGCGCGGTGGATGCTTTTCAATCGACGAATCTGGCCTTTGAGCGGGTGACGATTGGACGGCCTTTGTTGGCTTCTGCGGAGGATGTGTATGATGTCGCAGATCTCATTTTAGCAGAAGCGGCGGAGTCGCGTGCGGAGGACGAGGCCTTGGTCTTGATGGGGCATGGCTCGGGGGAGCATCCGGCGGATCTGACTTATCTGGCGGCGGCTTCGGTCTTTCAAAAGCGGGATGCCACGGCCTTTCTGGCCACGGTGGAGGGGCACCCGACCTTTGAGGATTTATTGGCGCAGCTCCAGCAGGCGGGCGTGCAGCGGGCGGCTTTGATGCCTTTCATGTCGGTGGCGGGGGATCATGCGCGCAATGATTTGGCGGGTGAGGAGCCGGACTCTTGGAAGTCGCAACTGGAAGCGGCTGGCATCGAATGCTCGGTCATTTTACGTGGCATGGGTGAAATGCCGGCTTTGGTGGATCAGTGGTTGGCGCACCTGCAAATCGCTCTGGATGAATTGGCTGAATTAGATGAGGACGCACTATGA
- a CDS encoding NAD(P)/FAD-dependent oxidoreductase, which yields MQTTDVLIIGAGISGLLCATELRKAGKTVCVLDKGRGLGGRMATRRMAGARLDHGAQFFTVRDARLQAYVDQWLSAGVIREWYRQVPQQASSDGHPRYCGVNGMTDVPKYLARDLDVHTSQQVIELVRDLDRWIVRSSQGSTYVATQLVITAPLPQALALLDTAGVDFAGAATEPLREVRYQRGLATLAILDGPSGMAGAGAVKIEDAPLCWIADNQLKGISPEVAAVTIHADADFAEAYWDAEDEVRGALMLKAAAPYLHATVVDFSCHRWGFTQPLNPWSEPYFQNAGLQLTLAGDAFGGARVEGAALSGIEAAHAILNKFA from the coding sequence ATGCAAACTACAGACGTTTTAATTATCGGAGCTGGAATTTCCGGCCTGCTGTGCGCGACCGAATTACGAAAGGCAGGTAAGACCGTGTGTGTGCTGGACAAAGGCCGCGGTCTTGGTGGGCGTATGGCGACGCGTCGCATGGCAGGTGCGCGGCTGGATCATGGGGCGCAGTTTTTCACCGTGCGTGATGCGCGGCTGCAAGCCTATGTCGATCAATGGCTCAGTGCGGGGGTGATTCGCGAGTGGTATCGGCAGGTGCCTCAGCAGGCCAGTTCCGATGGCCACCCACGGTATTGTGGGGTAAATGGGATGACGGATGTGCCGAAGTATTTGGCTCGGGACCTGGATGTGCATACCTCGCAGCAAGTGATTGAATTGGTGCGCGATCTCGATCGATGGATTGTTCGCAGCAGTCAAGGAAGCACCTATGTGGCGACGCAGCTCGTGATTACCGCGCCGCTGCCGCAGGCCCTGGCGCTGTTAGACACTGCCGGCGTGGACTTTGCCGGTGCTGCAACAGAGCCGCTGCGAGAGGTGCGTTATCAGCGTGGCTTGGCCACACTGGCGATACTTGATGGCCCCAGCGGCATGGCAGGTGCGGGGGCTGTCAAGATCGAGGATGCACCGCTTTGTTGGATAGCGGATAATCAGCTGAAGGGCATTTCACCCGAGGTCGCCGCTGTGACTATCCATGCCGACGCCGATTTTGCAGAGGCATACTGGGATGCCGAGGATGAAGTGCGTGGTGCCTTGATGTTAAAGGCTGCTGCGCCCTATCTGCACGCTACGGTCGTGGATTTTAGCTGCCACCGTTGGGGGTTTACCCAGCCGCTTAACCCATGGAGTGAGCCATACTTCCAGAATGCTGGCTTACAGTTGACGCTCGCCGGCGACGCCTTCGGAGGCGCGCGTGTGGAAGGGGCCGCGCTATCGGGTATCGAGGCGGCGCATGCTATTTTGAATAAATTTGCGTAG
- a CDS encoding DUF2760 domain-containing protein, producing MKKTLLIVSNFLFLVIAVLASLPAFAENAQVLLYLAIAVALLGCVLALTLQQTAVAEPVTVPEAAPAPVAPETPRPDLQKIPEQNAEVQVAQLLGLLQEKGRFLDFVMDDIKSYPDAQIAAAARFVHQGCQTVMKHNFSIEPVATTAENQPITLEPTFDRNEYRLTGKVEGEPPYQGVLKHKGWKTTSVHLPKVLGERASASGTHLLVAAEVEVG from the coding sequence ATGAAAAAGACACTTTTAATTGTTAGTAATTTCTTATTCTTAGTGATCGCGGTTCTCGCGTCATTGCCTGCGTTTGCGGAGAACGCTCAGGTGTTGCTTTATCTGGCGATTGCGGTGGCGCTGCTGGGCTGTGTGCTTGCTTTGACGCTTCAGCAAACAGCGGTTGCGGAGCCAGTGACTGTGCCTGAAGCTGCACCTGCGCCGGTGGCACCGGAAACACCGCGGCCAGACTTGCAAAAAATCCCCGAGCAGAATGCTGAGGTTCAGGTCGCGCAATTGCTGGGGCTTTTACAGGAAAAAGGACGTTTTCTCGATTTTGTGATGGATGATATCAAGAGCTATCCAGACGCGCAAATTGCGGCGGCGGCTCGTTTTGTGCATCAAGGTTGTCAAACAGTGATGAAGCATAATTTCAGCATCGAGCCGGTCGCGACGACTGCGGAGAATCAGCCCATTACTTTGGAGCCTACTTTCGATCGTAACGAATATCGTCTGACTGGCAAGGTCGAGGGGGAGCCGCCTTATCAGGGAGTGCTCAAGCACAAAGGCTGGAAGACGACCTCTGTTCACTTACCTAAGGTCCTCGGAGAACGGGCTAGCGCCAGTGGCACGCATCTTTTAGTGGCTGCCGAAGTTGAGGTCGGCTAG
- a CDS encoding SAM-dependent methyltransferase — protein sequence MRIERIIGNLPKLTVARAAGLSAALLAELLNGRLSLVLCQGLSDADKAAAGLDWFRSDAGYVCFAVGNSMLQRIRTLFVSKVVLAGAAPRLGMCTLEAVEAMRRAEVCLHDTLFDPEILKQLPADAEVVNVGKRCGKHAVKQPEINRMLLDYAREGKRVLRLKAGDPGIFGRLCEETDTLSEYALPFEVQAAVSSLSAATTATGLLLTRRCVHRGFTVMTPRCAGGAIGELDPRSMDLPVVLFMATHILEESFANYKNAA from the coding sequence ATGCGAATCGAACGGATAATAGGAAATTTGCCCAAACTGACCGTGGCGCGGGCTGCTGGGCTGAGTGCCGCGCTGCTGGCCGAGCTGCTGAATGGTCGCTTGTCGTTGGTGCTTTGTCAGGGCTTGTCGGATGCGGATAAGGCTGCCGCGGGGCTGGATTGGTTTCGTTCGGATGCGGGCTATGTTTGTTTTGCGGTGGGAAACTCTATGCTGCAGCGCATACGCACACTCTTTGTCTCCAAGGTGGTGCTGGCGGGCGCTGCGCCGCGTCTGGGGATGTGCACGCTGGAGGCGGTCGAGGCGATGCGGCGTGCGGAGGTCTGCTTGCACGATACTTTGTTTGATCCTGAGATTTTAAAGCAACTGCCCGCGGACGCCGAGGTCGTGAATGTCGGCAAGCGCTGCGGCAAGCACGCGGTCAAGCAGCCAGAGATCAATCGTATGCTGCTGGATTATGCGCGCGAAGGCAAGCGTGTGCTACGACTGAAGGCCGGCGATCCGGGCATCTTCGGTCGTCTCTGTGAAGAGACGGATACCTTGAGTGAATACGCTCTGCCCTTTGAAGTGCAGGCGGCTGTCAGCAGTCTGTCGGCTGCCACTACCGCGACAGGACTTTTGCTGACGCGACGCTGCGTGCACCGTGGCTTTACCGTGATGACGCCGCGCTGCGCGGGTGGAGCGATCGGCGAGTTGGATCCGCGTTCGATGGACCTGCCGGTGGTGCTCTTTATGGCCACGCACATCTTAGAAGAGTCCTTTGCCAATTACAAAAATGCGGCATGA
- the cbiD gene encoding cobalt-precorrin-5B (C(1))-methyltransferase CbiD encodes MSDTLTHPQPAKPLRGGFSTGAYLTATAVAACHAYLGLPYVSKLKIQFADGVVRAINVDGARLHGDASAEAWSIKDAGEDVDATNGLRLTSQVNFAVDPSQSFEARAEDFVETLGAVRFILRGGSGVGLVSRDGLDVPRGKVAINPTPRRMLWTNLAALDLGPVREVLIELNIERGAEVARRTLNPKLGIENGLSVLGTTGLVIPCSHAAYIATIELMVRGVYRLGGDSVSLVTGGRSHRWLKTRYPDAEEAAIVRFGDFIRESLECCAQYHMSEVRVVCMVGKLAKYALGIPNTHAKKVEQSPEKVAELLQRLGYAEDLTAATDDCRSVRELLSRLAPEQQLRVIGLLRDEAVQQLSRWAGGAHLQIHVLDTTGEREILCESNG; translated from the coding sequence ATGAGCGATACCTTGACACATCCGCAACCTGCCAAGCCCCTACGGGGTGGCTTTAGCACGGGGGCGTATTTGACCGCTACGGCTGTAGCGGCCTGTCATGCGTATTTGGGGCTGCCGTATGTATCCAAATTGAAAATACAATTCGCGGATGGTGTCGTGCGTGCAATCAATGTGGATGGCGCGCGTTTGCATGGGGATGCGAGTGCCGAGGCTTGGAGCATTAAGGATGCGGGTGAAGATGTGGATGCGACCAATGGCTTGCGGCTCACTTCTCAAGTGAACTTCGCCGTGGATCCCTCCCAGAGCTTTGAGGCGCGTGCGGAGGACTTTGTTGAAACGCTGGGCGCCGTGCGCTTTATTTTGCGTGGCGGCAGTGGGGTCGGCCTTGTGTCTCGCGATGGGCTTGATGTGCCGCGCGGCAAAGTGGCCATTAATCCCACGCCGCGCCGGATGTTGTGGACGAATCTGGCGGCTTTGGATTTGGGCCCTGTGCGTGAGGTCTTGATTGAACTGAATATCGAGCGGGGGGCGGAGGTTGCGCGCCGCACTTTGAATCCTAAGTTGGGCATTGAGAATGGGCTCTCGGTGCTCGGCACGACGGGCTTGGTGATTCCTTGCTCGCACGCCGCCTACATTGCGACCATTGAGTTGATGGTGCGCGGGGTCTATCGCTTGGGCGGTGATTCCGTTTCTCTGGTGACCGGCGGCCGCAGTCACCGCTGGCTCAAGACGCGCTACCCCGACGCCGAAGAGGCCGCGATCGTGCGCTTTGGTGATTTTATACGCGAGTCTTTGGAGTGCTGCGCGCAATATCACATGAGTGAGGTGCGGGTGGTCTGCATGGTCGGTAAATTGGCTAAATATGCACTGGGGATTCCTAATACGCATGCAAAGAAGGTCGAGCAGTCGCCGGAGAAGGTGGCTGAGTTGTTGCAGCGTTTGGGCTATGCGGAAGATCTGACTGCGGCGACTGATGACTGTCGCAGTGTGCGTGAGTTGCTGAGTCGTTTGGCGCCGGAGCAACAATTGCGAGTGATTGGTTTGCTGCGTGATGAGGCGGTACAGCAGTTGAGCCGCTGGGCGGGGGGCGCGCATTTACAGATTCATGTTTTAGATACGACAGGAGAAAGGGAGATACTATGCGAATCGAACGGATAA
- a CDS encoding TIGR01777 family oxidoreductase — translation MSPSLTILISGATGLIGKPLCAALQARGHQIRTLSRSKHGDVQWDVDAGRLDAAALNGVDAVIHLAGESVVQRWTAAAKERILQSRVQSTRLLVDAILQQAPGPAFISASGISYYGTDLEAWADESSPMGDGFLAEVTQQWEAAARPLSEAGIRTAFMRTGIVLSGQGGALAKMLTPFRLGVGGRIGNGQQQMSWISLPDLVQAYIFAVENESVCGAINAVAPLPVSNAEFTATLGTILGRPTVFPVPAAIVKMIFGEMGEETVLSNLAVRPQRLTELGFEWQHPELESALLAAIH, via the coding sequence ATGTCTCCTTCGCTGACGATTCTGATTTCTGGAGCCACTGGCTTGATCGGAAAGCCCTTATGTGCCGCGCTACAGGCGCGTGGGCACCAGATACGCACGCTCTCGCGCAGCAAGCATGGCGATGTGCAATGGGATGTGGACGCGGGGCGGTTGGATGCCGCGGCTCTCAATGGCGTGGATGCGGTGATTCATCTTGCGGGCGAAAGCGTTGTGCAGCGATGGACCGCAGCCGCTAAAGAGCGCATACTACAGAGTCGTGTCCAGAGCACCCGTTTGCTGGTGGATGCCATTCTACAACAGGCACCTGGCCCTGCATTCATTTCGGCTTCGGGTATCAGCTATTATGGTACCGATCTGGAAGCTTGGGCGGATGAGTCCAGTCCCATGGGGGATGGTTTTTTGGCCGAAGTCACGCAGCAGTGGGAAGCTGCTGCGCGGCCTTTGTCGGAGGCTGGGATACGCACCGCCTTCATGCGCACTGGCATCGTGTTGAGTGGGCAGGGTGGGGCACTGGCTAAAATGCTGACGCCTTTTAGGTTAGGGGTAGGTGGGCGCATCGGCAATGGGCAGCAACAGATGAGCTGGATCAGTTTGCCGGATTTGGTCCAGGCTTACATCTTTGCGGTGGAAAATGAATCGGTTTGCGGCGCGATCAATGCGGTCGCTCCGCTGCCAGTATCGAATGCGGAATTTACAGCAACGCTCGGTACGATTTTAGGGCGGCCGACGGTTTTTCCCGTGCCTGCAGCTATCGTTAAAATGATTTTCGGTGAAATGGGCGAAGAAACCGTGCTCAGTAATTTAGCTGTGCGGCCGCAGCGTCTCACCGAACTCGGTTTTGAGTGGCAACATCCAGAGCTCGAGTCAGCACTTTTAGCGGCGATTCATTAA
- the cobI gene encoding precorrin-2 C(20)-methyltransferase: MSETMTATGMLTGVGIGPGAVRYLTLEAVEALRAADVIIDVAGPRTKESVSERVIDELGGCAGERVHFVTPMSKDLAGRSEMWQQRAREVLDWIRAGKRLVYVTLGDPLIYSTFGYLRRELLQLDPQVKIQVVPGITSFQAAAARTGEPLLENEEVLSIIPATASAAQQEAVLRGTDTAVFLKASRKKAALFERVNGALDAQSFLYASRLESPDELVATDPIQAAAMPDTYLSLFISRRQNHDL, encoded by the coding sequence ATGAGTGAAACGATGACTGCGACTGGCATGCTCACGGGGGTCGGAATCGGCCCGGGGGCGGTGCGTTATTTAACGCTGGAGGCGGTGGAGGCGCTGCGAGCGGCGGATGTGATTATCGATGTCGCGGGACCGCGCACGAAAGAGAGTGTGTCGGAGCGGGTGATCGACGAGCTGGGCGGCTGTGCGGGTGAACGGGTGCATTTTGTGACGCCAATGTCCAAGGACTTGGCGGGGCGCAGTGAGATGTGGCAACAGCGTGCGCGTGAAGTGCTGGATTGGATACGTGCGGGCAAGCGCTTGGTCTATGTCACGCTGGGCGACCCTTTGATTTATAGCACTTTTGGTTATCTGCGGCGTGAGTTGTTGCAGCTGGATCCGCAGGTCAAGATTCAGGTGGTGCCGGGGATTACTTCTTTTCAAGCGGCGGCGGCGCGCACGGGTGAGCCTTTGCTGGAAAACGAGGAAGTGCTGTCCATCATCCCGGCCACAGCGAGTGCGGCGCAGCAGGAGGCGGTTCTGCGCGGCACGGATACGGCTGTATTTTTGAAAGCTTCGCGCAAGAAGGCGGCGCTGTTTGAGCGGGTGAATGGTGCGCTGGATGCGCAGTCGTTTCTCTACGCTTCACGCCTGGAATCGCCGGATGAATTGGTCGCCACCGATCCGATTCAAGCGGCGGCGATGCCGGACACCTATTTATCTTTATTCATTTCACGGAGACAGAATCATGACCTTTGA
- the lnt gene encoding apolipoprotein N-acyltransferase, with protein sequence MDTSFLSIWGKALNVQATNREWISYLRQHLRNVNTFSKQTSISEELGSRAHGSVGTESAFIEAEASPYSLHWGLLAAVLSSLLWVISIPPFEFAEAAYIAFVPLLLWLYTQPSRRLFYTVALGTGWVSWFAILIWLRHVTWFGTIALSGVLAVIFVLWLSAVRRLLPRLVGANVVMRILGFAGLAGAWVVLEWARTWLLWGFPWAPLSLSQWERPVVLQIAAWSGAYGVSFLLVFFNLCVTQTLRHRLVRRERKMWTGWFSPDLYVGMSGLGFCIFVFFTVLPRPDSAQPMFTAAVVQPYILPELKWDTDRELENLEILERQTRFVASLESDVVLWPEAATPWPVMGHPDMQVRVERLVNEMEKPILMGNLAEDRVAEEWRNGAFLVEPKTGLSAQFYTKRELVPFGEYVPKPFGFIEKVVPIGGSFVAGDSVGLIDLTVGENTYEVGSLVCYEDAFPGLARASARAGADLFFVATNNAWYGEEGGAVQHAAHSVLRAVENRRPVMRAGNGGWSGWIDSYGTVREVLVDEAGSIFFRGGGSYSVFQFEEWTRQQSYYTRHGDWFVGVAAGLAAMALLRSFFLRSKSQT encoded by the coding sequence GTGGATACATCTTTCTTGAGTATATGGGGCAAAGCCCTGAACGTGCAGGCTACGAATCGCGAGTGGATCTCTTACTTGCGTCAACATTTGAGAAACGTGAATACTTTCAGCAAACAAACATCGATTTCGGAGGAGTTGGGCAGCCGAGCGCACGGCAGTGTGGGCACTGAATCAGCCTTTATCGAGGCGGAAGCCTCACCGTATTCGCTCCACTGGGGCTTGCTGGCGGCTGTGTTGTCCAGCTTGTTGTGGGTGATTTCGATCCCGCCCTTTGAGTTTGCGGAGGCCGCATACATCGCCTTTGTGCCGCTATTGCTTTGGCTCTACACACAGCCGAGCCGGCGTTTGTTCTACACTGTCGCGCTTGGCACGGGCTGGGTGAGCTGGTTCGCGATTTTGATTTGGTTGCGGCATGTTACCTGGTTTGGGACGATTGCCTTAAGTGGCGTGTTGGCAGTGATCTTTGTTCTATGGCTGTCCGCCGTACGTAGGCTGCTGCCGCGGCTGGTGGGGGCGAATGTCGTGATGCGAATTTTAGGCTTTGCGGGACTCGCGGGTGCGTGGGTGGTCTTAGAGTGGGCCCGCACATGGCTGCTCTGGGGGTTCCCTTGGGCACCTTTGTCCTTGAGTCAATGGGAGCGTCCGGTGGTTTTGCAGATCGCGGCATGGTCCGGGGCCTATGGCGTTTCCTTTTTGCTGGTATTCTTTAATTTGTGTGTGACGCAAACTTTGCGGCATCGGCTGGTGCGGCGTGAGCGGAAAATGTGGACCGGTTGGTTCAGTCCCGACCTCTATGTCGGTATGAGCGGGCTTGGTTTTTGCATATTTGTATTTTTTACAGTGTTGCCGCGACCCGATTCTGCGCAGCCGATGTTTACGGCGGCGGTGGTGCAGCCGTATATTTTGCCCGAGCTCAAGTGGGATACTGATCGCGAGCTTGAGAATCTCGAAATTTTGGAACGGCAGACGCGCTTTGTTGCCAGTTTGGAGAGTGATGTCGTTCTATGGCCGGAAGCGGCGACACCTTGGCCTGTCATGGGGCACCCGGACATGCAGGTCCGGGTGGAGCGTTTGGTGAACGAAATGGAGAAGCCCATCTTAATGGGCAATCTCGCGGAGGATCGTGTGGCGGAGGAATGGCGCAACGGGGCATTTTTGGTGGAGCCGAAAACCGGTTTGTCGGCGCAATTTTATACGAAGCGCGAACTCGTGCCTTTTGGTGAATACGTGCCCAAGCCTTTTGGATTTATTGAGAAAGTCGTGCCGATCGGTGGTTCATTTGTGGCTGGAGATTCGGTGGGGCTGATTGACCTGACAGTGGGGGAGAACACTTATGAAGTGGGCTCTCTGGTTTGCTACGAGGATGCCTTTCCAGGTTTGGCGCGTGCGAGCGCGCGCGCTGGGGCGGACCTGTTTTTTGTCGCGACCAATAATGCGTGGTATGGCGAAGAGGGCGGGGCGGTGCAGCATGCGGCGCATTCCGTGCTGCGTGCGGTGGAGAATCGACGTCCCGTGATGCGCGCAGGTAATGGCGGCTGGAGTGGTTGGATCGACAGTTATGGCACCGTGCGTGAGGTGTTGGTGGATGAGGCGGGCAGCATCTTTTTTCGAGGCGGTGGCAGTTATAGTGTCTTTCAGTTTGAAGAGTGGACTCGGCAGCAAAGTTACTACACCCGTCATGGTGATTGGTTTGTCGGAGTCGCGGCTGGACTGGCTGCGATGGCCTTGTTGCGGAGCTTTTTCTTGCGGTCCAAATCGCAAACTTGA
- the cbiE gene encoding precorrin-6y C5,15-methyltransferase (decarboxylating) subunit CbiE, protein MTGSLTIISCGTRVADLSTAARQAVEDCDLLYGGARLLDWFSESRAEKMKLSGKLAQEIESLVALSQTRHVGVLASGDASFFGIAARFRQRVPAERLVVLPGISAMQAACAKVGIDWAGCDFFSIHGRELRLPWRKILQSQCAVVYGDPQRTPAWMAAELMRHYPAAATRAAVLLENLGSVDENIQRGPLSQLASAQCGGLSMLILLPSADASASEGSSYAELSLGLPDDDYEHAMNMITHPEVRAVALAKLRLRPGVLWDLGAGSGSVGIEAAGLIEGLQVYSVEKHADRADMVAHNIAAQGLNNVQLVRGRTLDVCAELPRPNAVFIGGGGREIGAIVESALEALPVGGRLVATAVLADTIEQLNHVAPEQRVEWLELSINRARALAHSYLMTADTPIHLFVFQKK, encoded by the coding sequence ATGACTGGATCCTTAACAATTATTAGTTGCGGCACGCGTGTGGCCGACCTGTCGACGGCCGCTCGACAGGCGGTGGAGGACTGTGATCTGCTCTACGGTGGCGCGCGTTTGTTGGATTGGTTTTCCGAGTCGCGGGCAGAGAAGATGAAGCTGAGCGGGAAGCTGGCTCAGGAGATTGAATCTCTGGTCGCACTCTCGCAGACTCGGCATGTGGGGGTCTTGGCCTCGGGGGATGCGTCTTTTTTCGGCATCGCGGCGCGCTTTCGTCAGCGGGTGCCGGCTGAGCGTCTGGTGGTCTTGCCTGGGATCAGTGCCATGCAGGCGGCCTGTGCCAAGGTCGGCATCGATTGGGCGGGCTGTGATTTCTTTAGTATTCACGGTCGTGAGCTGCGCTTGCCCTGGCGGAAAATTCTACAAAGCCAGTGTGCGGTGGTGTATGGCGATCCGCAACGCACGCCGGCATGGATGGCGGCGGAGTTGATGCGTCATTATCCGGCTGCGGCTACGCGTGCGGCGGTGCTGTTGGAAAATCTGGGCAGCGTCGATGAAAACATTCAGCGTGGCCCTTTGAGTCAACTTGCCTCGGCGCAATGTGGGGGGCTGTCGATGTTGATCCTGTTGCCCTCTGCGGATGCATCTGCCTCGGAGGGGAGTTCGTATGCGGAGCTCTCGTTGGGATTGCCGGACGATGACTATGAACATGCGATGAATATGATCACGCACCCGGAAGTGCGCGCGGTGGCGCTGGCTAAGTTGCGCCTGCGCCCGGGCGTGCTGTGGGATCTTGGGGCGGGCAGTGGATCGGTCGGCATCGAAGCTGCGGGGCTGATCGAGGGGCTGCAAGTTTACAGTGTTGAAAAACATGCGGATCGTGCGGATATGGTGGCACACAACATCGCTGCACAAGGCTTGAATAATGTGCAGCTGGTGCGTGGGCGCACTTTGGATGTGTGCGCCGAATTGCCCCGGCCGAATGCAGTCTTTATTGGTGGCGGTGGACGTGAGATCGGCGCGATTGTTGAATCCGCGCTGGAGGCCTTACCCGTTGGCGGTCGCCTCGTGGCCACCGCGGTTTTGGCGGATACGATCGAGCAATTGAATCACGTCGCGCCTGAGCAACGGGTCGAGTGGCTGGAGCTCTCGATCAATCGCGCGCGAGCTTTGGCCCACAGTTATCTGATGACGGCGGATACGCCGATCCATCTCTTTGTCTTTCAAAAAAAATAA
- a CDS encoding precorrin-8X methylmutase: MNTSAENITWDWTGAEVEAESFRRIEAEAGDHGLPLPHWRVVRRMIHTTTEFAILGEVGFHGNPVEVGLEALREGRPIYSDSNMIRSGISVPKLQKFHPAYARESIHCYVADPEVAELAKDRNCTRALAAIDVGRPIIDDGIVLIGNAPLALAGICRMIEAGELRPRLIIGMPVGFVNVIESKEWLMRTDVPHIVLSGRRGGSPLAVTALHAIMESA; encoded by the coding sequence ATGAATACTTCTGCTGAAAATATTACTTGGGACTGGACGGGGGCTGAAGTGGAGGCGGAGAGCTTTCGTCGCATCGAAGCGGAGGCGGGGGATCATGGTCTGCCGCTGCCGCATTGGCGCGTTGTGCGTCGTATGATTCATACCACTACGGAGTTTGCGATTTTGGGTGAGGTGGGCTTTCACGGCAACCCGGTCGAAGTGGGCTTAGAGGCGCTGCGCGAGGGGCGTCCGATTTATAGCGACTCGAATATGATTCGTTCGGGCATCTCGGTGCCGAAATTGCAGAAGTTTCATCCGGCTTACGCGCGGGAAAGTATTCACTGTTATGTGGCCGATCCGGAGGTGGCGGAATTGGCGAAGGATCGTAATTGCACCCGTGCCTTGGCTGCGATCGATGTGGGGCGTCCGATTATCGACGATGGTATTGTTCTGATTGGTAACGCGCCGCTGGCGCTGGCTGGCATTTGCCGTATGATCGAGGCGGGCGAGCTGCGTCCTCGGTTGATTATCGGTATGCCGGTGGGCTTCGTCAATGTGATCGAATCGAAGGAGTGGCTGATGCGCACCGATGTGCCGCATATCGTCTTAAGCGGTCGCCGCGGGGGCAGTCCTTTGGCGGTCACGGCTCTGCACGCGATCATGGAGAGTGCCTAG